One stretch of Prunus persica cultivar Lovell chromosome G1, Prunus_persica_NCBIv2, whole genome shotgun sequence DNA includes these proteins:
- the LOC18791630 gene encoding E3 ubiquitin-protein ligase CIP8: MAETPSQSPPRSVPEAETETLQYWCYHCNKRVSIETLANLPDIICHECKNGFVESIPAVSYAQSDPPSESTDQVDDPTFGSPFLQVLRLIAQAAREEDAPPPLPQNPLPEDDFFRIEMDGWDNDEDEDDAHSVEFHNQGGEENEEAGEEVEDEEDRSDNEDEENQEDQQETDEQDVRRRRRDVLRLRIRDIATRARTGRNRILDWAEILMGLEDNSIEFRLEVPESDRYIGNPEDYVDAAGYEALLQTLAESDNAGRRGAPPASKNAVSELPTVKIASEDEALVCAICKDMVNVGEVSKKLPCGHGYHGDCIVPWLSSRNSCPVCRFELPTDDPEYEEQRQKRTVTISADGASGSGGDNSVSH; the protein is encoded by the coding sequence ATGGCTGAAACTCCATCTCAGTCGCCACCACGATCTGTGCCGGAGGCGGAGACGGAGACGCTGCAGTACTGGTGCTACCACTGCAACAAACGCGTTTCCATCGAAACCCTCGCCAATCTGCCGGACATCATCTGCCACGAGTGCAAGAACGGGTTCGTCGAGTCGATACCGGCTGTGTCGTATGCACAGTCGGATCCTCCATCTGAATCGACGGATCAGGTTGACGACCCGACTTTCGGCTCTCCCTTCCTCCAGGTGCTCCGTTTAATCGCTCAAGCGGCGCGTGAAGAGGACGCTCCACCACCGCTGCCACAAAATCCTTTGCCCGAGGATGATTTCTTCAGGATTGAGATGGACGGGTGGGACAACGACGAGGACGAAGACGATGCGCACAGTGTTGAGTTTCACAACCAAGGAGGTGAGGAAAATGAAGAAGCCGGGGAGGAAgtagaagacgaagaagataGATCGGATAACGAGGATGAAGAGAACCAGGAGGATCAGCAAGAGACCGATGAACAAGACGTGAGACGACGTCGTCGCGATGTGCTTCGTCTCCGCATCCGAGACATTGCGACCCGAGCAAGGACCGGCAGGAACCGGATTCTGGACTGGGCTGAGATCTTGATGGGACTGGAGGACAACTCGATCGAGTTCCGGCTTGAGGTACCCGAATCGGACCGATATATCGGCAATCCCGAGGATTACGTGGACGCAGCTGGCTATGAGGCTTTGTTGCAGACCTTGGCTGAAAGTGATAACGCTGGAAGGAGAGGGGCTCCACCGGCGTCCAAAAACGCCGTATCTGAGTTACCGACGGTCAAAATTGCGTCGGAGGATGAGGCCTTAGTGTGCGCCATATGCAAGGATATGGTGAATGTTGGTGAAGTGTCGAAGAAGCTGCCATGTGGGCATGGGTACCACGGTGATTGCATTGTGCCTTGGCTGAGTTCCAGGAATTCTTGCCCGGTTTGCCGGTTCGAGCTGCCCACCGATGACCCTGAATATGAGGAGCAGAGGCAGAAGCGAACTGTGACTATCAGTGCAGACGGAGCTTCCGGTTCTGGTGGAGATAATTCGGTCTCCCATTGA
- the LOC18788943 gene encoding uncharacterized protein LOC18788943 yields the protein MAVSDAVAGNLTTIYVAVITGIKAYAVVFGQSFSGGFVLIVSTIVVCLILIATLTWDVSRKATYAIRRDHSVHVHDMCKGGICWHGVAVQSSASEVRLRLPHQLSYGSSLN from the coding sequence ATGGCGGTTTCTGATGCAGTGGCTGGGAACTTGACGACGATCTACGTGGCAGTGATCACAGGGATCAAGGCGTATGCGGTGGTGTTTGGTCAGAGCTTCAGTGGTGGCTTTGTGTTAATCGTGTCCACCATCGTGGTGTGCCTTATCCTGATTGCGACTCTGACGTGGGACGTGTCCCGTAAAGCCACGTATGCAATCCGGCGCGACCATTCTGTTCATGTCCACGACATGTGCAAGGGTGGTATTTGCTGGCATGGTGTCGCTGTCCAGTCGTCGGCTTCTGAGGTCCGGCTTAGGCTCCCGCACCAACTCAGCTACGGCTCGTCGTTAAATTGA
- the LOC18791301 gene encoding uncharacterized protein LOC18791301 — protein sequence MTLEDFFTLTEMKDGLTAPSRVEELVNVMQSEKDSIANNVGDATRQWAAVASTIAATENKDCLDLFIQLDGLWFVDRWLKDAQNLGNDTNESFVEESITALLRALEKLHIDNKRSISSGIWSTVKSLLGHKSTMVQDRARLLFDSWKQDVENAEVLCVDGSSKILEEDSKASAVKSTSEVGTNRENHTSGPARDELSPLRTSGDLQLESADAVLSNKQSPTHKLLDNADIKDRSPDPLASAVVVDPIQESPIKDESSICSVGGTTSIGTSSFPVAKLSNVDGHSDTPKSNELSKNENQDEKVNSSPQKLGVTDISSGPGLVEPGVVSSGADGSNSQVFATDSALQKSVNANQDDSCQKLTALANEGTAASDPKGVMDDARAVNHCNTTVQDGECCSNTPNDLSGNVSMSGKLEDLETSSRMADLGAVDEEMEHVSDESEELTTADDIDHEYGMVDALEVARQVAQEVEREVVDYREPYCSSSSEKISEGGLRRADSPDSINGEQDLPTHVSPKEAATEQSHSAEVNPEREGHIVNSENVGTIPEQCTNDMESSQVTEAAQEPELIPEKSLCNFFDLNQEVCSDEMDRPVNPVSTPIPVSRPVAAAGLPVAPLQFEGAIGWKGSAATSAFRRASPRRFSDGDKNLSTGATSDGSKQRLDCLDIDLNVAEGGDDLGKQIPVSSGLPSGESSVEVSQNRSGRPNLDLNRIDDDGDALPSDLRVEGQFLNNRNGRRSPSPASSSSSMQPSMRNFDLNDRPYFHNDSTDQGPGKSSQTANAYGWPKPDASVISIMGTRVEINRTDAPQTLSLANGKAIETAADVSMARTGNLLDMGSTVSYTHSPVFGYNGLATGPTMSFSSAMYGPGGTIPYMVDSRGAPVVPQIMASPSVVPPPFSQSPFIMNLSAMAQPGLNGAGPSRPPSFDLNSGFMVEGGNRDSGLRHLFIHGQGGRSMEDHLRNNSQPPPSSSTVGGKRKEPDSGWESFPFSYRHQQQQPPWR from the coding sequence ATGACACTCGAAGATTTCTTTACTTTAACTGAGATGAAAGATGGGCTCACAGCCCCGTCTCGAGTTGAGGAGCTGGTCAATGTAATGCAGAGTGAGAAAGATTCTATTGCGAATAATGTGGGTGATGCAACCCGGCAGTGGGCTGCTGTTGCTAGCACAATTGCCGCCACGGAGAATAAAGATTGTCTTGatctttttattcaattagATGGACTCTGGTTTGTTGATAGATGGCTTAAAGATGCTCAAAACTTAGGTAATGATACAAATGAGAGCTTTGTAGAAGAGTCAATAACTGCTCTGTTACGGGCACTTGAAAAGCTGCATATAGACAATAAGCGGTCAATATCTTCAGGGATCTGGAGTACCGTGAAGAGTCTTCTTGGCCACAAAAGCACAATGGTTCAGGATCGAGCGAGACTGCTGTTTGATAGCTGGAAGCAGGATGTTGAGAATGCTGAGGTTCTCTGTGTTGATGGGAGTTCTAAGATTTTGGAAGAAGATTCTAAGGCATCTGCTGTAAAAAGTACTTCAGAAGTAGGTACTAACAGAGAAAATCACACATCAGGACCTGCTCGAGATGAATTGTCCCCATTAAGGACTTCAGGCGATCTTCAACTAGAAAGTGCTGATGCTGTACTGAGTAATAAACAGTCCCCAACCCACAAACTTTTAGACAACGCAGACATCAAAGATAGATCTCCAGATCCTTTGGCCTCTGCTGTTGTCGTGGACCCTATTCAAGAAAGTCCTATAAAAGATGAATCCTCTATATGTTCTGTGGGAGGAACTACTTCAATTGGAACTTCTAGTTTTCCAGTAGCAAAGCTGAGCAATGTTGATGGACATTCCGACACTCCAAAATCGAATGAGTtgtccaaaaatgaaaatcaggATGAGAAAGTCAACAGTTCTCCACAGAAGTTGGGTGTGACAGACATCTCTTCGGGGCCTGGTCTGGTGGAGCCAGGGGTTGTTTCTTCAGGTGCTGATGGTTCAAATTCCCAGGTCTTTGCTACTGATTCTGCGTTGCAAAAAAGTGTTAATGCCAACCAGGACGATTCTTGTCAAAAATTGACTGCTCTTGCTAACGAAGGGACAGCTGCATCTGATCCAAAGGGTGTGATGGATGATGCAAGAGCAGTAAATCATTGCAATACTACAGTTCAAGATGGTGAATGCTGTTCAAACACTCCAAATGACTTGTCCGGTAATGTTAGCATGTCAGGAAAACTAGAAGATTTAGAGACTTCTTCCAGGATGGCTGACCTGGGAGCTGTTGATGAAGAGATGGAGCATGTCAGCGATGAAAGTGAGGAATTGACAACTGCTGACGATATTGATCATGAGTATGGGATGGTTGACGCTCTAGAAGTTGCTCGACAAGTAGCCCAAGAAGTAGAAAGAGAAGTAGTGGATTATAGAGAACCATACTGCAGTTCATCTTCAGAGAAAATCTCAGAAGGTGGACTCAGACGAGCTGATAGCCCAGACTCTATAAATGGAGAACAGGACTTACCCACTCATGTTTCACCAAAGGAGGCGGCAACTGAGCAAAGTCATTCGGCAGAGGTAAATCCTGAGAGGGAGGGCCACATAGTCAATTCAGAAAATGTGGGCACTATTCCAGAACAATGCACTAATGACATGGAGTCCTCTCAGGTGACTGAAGCAGCTCAAGAACCTGAACTTATCCCCGAAAAAAgcctttgtaatttttttgatcTAAATCAAGAAGTGTGCTCTGATGAAATGGATCGCCCGGTAAATCCTGTCTCTACTCCAATTCCTGTTTCAAGGCCAGTAGCAGCTGCTGGTTTACCTGTGGCCCCTTTGCAGTTTGAGGGGGCTATTGGGTGGAAAGGATCTGCTGCTACTAGTGCTTTTCGCCGAGCATCTCCTCGCAGATTTTCAGATGGTGACAAGAATCTTTCTACAGGGGCCACCAGTGATGGCTCAAAGCAGAGACTGGATTGCCTTGACATTGATCTGAATGTGGCTGAGGGTGGAGATGATTTAGGAAAGCAAATTCCAGTGTCATCTGGCCTTCCTTCTGGGGAATCTTCAGTTGAAGTGAGTCAAAATAGATCAGGGAGGCCCAATTTGGATCTAAATCGtattgatgatgatggtgatgcctTACCATCGGATTTAAGGGTGGAAGGACAGTTCTTAAACAATCGGAATGGCCGTCGCAGCCCATCTCCTGCTTCATCGTCATCATCAATGCAGCCTTCTATGAggaattttgatttgaatgaCAGGCCATATTTTCATAATGATTCTACAGATCAAGGACCAGGTAAGTCTTCTCAAACTGCAAATGCATATGGATGGCCTAAACCGGATGCTTCAGTTATTTCTATCATGGGTACTCGAGTGGAGATAAACAGAACTGATGCTCCTCAAACTCTGTCCCTGGCAAATGGCAAGGCTATTGAGACTGCAGCAGATGTTAGCATGGCAAGAACGGGGAATCTTTTGGACATGGGTTCAACGGTCTCTTACACTCACTCTCCTGTTTTTGGGTACAATGGACTGGCAACAGGGCCTACCATGTCGTTCTCCTCAGCCATGTATGGACCTGGTGGCACAATCCCCTACATGGTGGATTCTAGAGGAGCTCCTGTTGTGCCTCAAATAATGGCGTCTCCGTCAGTTGTTCCGCCTCCATTTTCCCAGTCACCGTTCATTATGAACTTGAGTGCGATGGCACAACCAGGTCTAAATGGTGCTGGGCCCTCACGTCCTCCTAGCTTTGATCTGAATTCTGGCTTTATGGTTGAGGGAGGCAATAGGGACTCGGGCCTGAGGCACCTTTTCATTCATGGTCAGGGCGGCAGGTCTATGGAGGATCATTTGAGGAACAACTCACAACCCCCTCCTTCAAGTTCCACCGTTGGTGGGAAAAGGAAGGAACCAGATAGTGGCTGGGAATCATTCCCGTTTAGCTACAGACATCAGCAACAGCAACCACCATGGAGATGA
- the LOC18793989 gene encoding DEAD-box ATP-dependent RNA helicase 28 — MAPSFVFEPPSDEEYSDAEEEEQQEEQQEEEEDEQQEGVKPSRPRHSQSPWDFAAYSETVAEEHARRSTTSVDFKISKALQQRSVPISDPISDDGTSSGSESDKQEDYKPEDDEGDDATNVSDSKSFFSPSDGASFNANSFMELNLSRPLLRACEKLGYTKPTPIQAACIPLALTGRDICGSAITGSGKTAAFALPTLERLLFRPKRVPAIRVLVLTPARELAVQVHSMIEKLAQFTDIRCCLVVGGLSLKAQEAALRSMPDIVVATPGRIIDHLRNSMSVDLEDLAVLILDEADRLLEVGFSAEIRELIRVCPKRRQTMLFSATMTEEVDELVKLSLTKPVRLSADPSAKRPVTLTEEVVRIRRMREVNQEAVLLALCSKTFTSRVIIFSGTKQAAHRLKILFGLAGFKAAELHGNLTQVQRLDALELFRKQGADYLIATDVAARGLDIIGVQTVINYACPRDLTSYVHRVGRTARAGREGYAVTFVTDNDRSLLKAIAKRAGSKLRSRIVAEQSITKWSQIIEQMEDQVAAIFQEEREEQALRKAEMEANKAENMIAHKDEIYSRPKRTWFVTEKEKRIVMKAAKASNESEKHSGIEVISAQQAEDLKLKEKRKREREKNLPRKKRRKLEAAREMLDEENQNEKSDGSGKSKKEKTGMPLVDVAYRRAKAVKAAKKATDAGKIGRKPSKKSSSTPQRTESRTDEMQDLFQSDMSQRKQNRKSNGAGKKKSKNSFKSKSRYKRR, encoded by the exons ATGGCTCCGAGTTTCGTATTCGAGCCCCCAAGCGACGAAGAATATTCCGATgccgaagaagaagaacagcAAGAAGAACAacaggaggaagaagaagatgaacaacaaGAAGGTGTAAAACCCTCGCGACCTCGCCATTCTCAATCCCCATGGGACTTTGCTGCGTACTCCGAAACAGTCGCCGAAGAACATGCTCGTCGAAGCACCACCTCCGTCGATTTCAAGATCTCCAAAGCCCTGCAACAACGATCCGTCCCAATCTCAGACCCCATTTCCGACGATGGTACTAGCTCCGGATCCGAGTCCGACAAACAG GAAGATTATAAGccagaagatgatgaaggcGATGATGCCACTAATGTCAGTGACAGTAAGTCATTTTTCTCTCCCTCAGACGGAGCGTCGTTTAATGCAAATTCGTTTATGGAGCTCAATTTGTCACGTCCTTTGCTTCGGGCGTGTGAGAAGTTGGGCTATACCAAGCCGACTCCAATTCAG GCAGCGTGCATACCATTAGCTCTGACCGGGCGTGATATATGTGGGAGTGCAATTACTGGTTCTGGGAAG ACCGCTGCCTTTGCCTTACCTACTCTGGAGAGACTATTGTTTCGCCCGAAGCGGGTACCAGCTATAAGAGTCCTTGTTCTGACCCCAGCCAGAGAACTGGCAGTTCA GGTTCATAGTATGATTGAGAAACTTGCCCAGTTTACCGATATCAGATGTTGCCTGGTTGTTGGAGGGTTATCATTAAAG GCACAAGAGGCGGCCTTGAGATCAATGCCAGATATCGTTGTGGCTACTCCTGGACGCATTATAGATCATTTACGTAATTCTATGTCTGTGGATTTGGAAGATCTCGCTGTTCTAATTCTTGATGAGGCAGATCGCCTTTTGGAGGTTGGATTTAGTGCTGAGATTCGTGAGCTG ATTCGTGTATGCCCCAAAAGGAGACAAACCATGCTATTTTCAGCTACGATGACTGAAGAAGTTGATGAACTTGTCAAACTTTCTCTGACCAAACCAGTACGCCTCTCAGCTGACCCTTCTGCGAAACGTCCAGTGACACTAACTGAGGA GGTGGTTAGAATACGACGAATGCGTGAAGTAAATCAGGAGGCAGTTCTACTTGCATTGTGTTCAAAGACATTCACTTCCAGAGTGATCATATTCAG TGGTACAAAACAGGCAGCACACAGGTTGAAGATATTATTTGGGTTAGCTGGCTTTAAAGCTGCTGAGCTTCATGGCAACCTTACTCAAGTCCAGCGCCTAGAT GCATTGGAACTTTTCAGGAAGCAGGGAGCTGATTATTTGATTGCAACTGATGTGGCTGCTCGT ggACTTGACATAATTGGTGTTCAAACAGTTATAAACTATGCATGTCCTCGTGACCTTACAAG CTATGTTCATCGCGTGGGTCGTACAGCAAGAGCTGGCAGAGAAGGATATGCTGTTACTTTCGTGACAGACAATGACCGATCACTTTTAAAAGCCATT GCAAAAAGAGCTGGTTCAAAGTTGAGGAGTCGAATTGTGGCAGAACAATCAATTACTAAGTGGTCTCAGATAATTGAGCAGATGGAAGATCAAGTGGCCGCAATTTTTCAAGAAGAGAG GGAAGAGCAAGCACTAAGAAAAGCTGAAATGGAAGCAAACAAG GCAGAGAATATGATTGCACACAAAGATGAAATTTATTCGCGCCCCAAAAGAACCTGGTTTGtaacagaaaaggaaaaaaggattGTAATGAAGGCAGCTAAG GCATCCAATGAAAGTGAAAAGCACTCTGGAATTGAGGTAATCAGTGCCCAACAAGCTGAAGACTTGAAActgaaagaaaagaggaagcgGGAGCGTGAG AAAAATTTGCCCCGAAAGAAGCGAAGGAAATTGGAAGCAGCCAGGGAAATGTTAGATGaggaaaatcaaaatgaaaagtcGGAT GGTAGTGGAAAAAGTAAGAAGGAGAAGACTGGAATGCCACTTGTTGATGTGGCTTACCGACGGGCAAAAGCTGTGAAGGCTGCAAAGAAGGCAACAGATGCTGGCAAGATTGGGAGGAAGCCTAGCAAGAAGTCTAGTAGTACTCCGCAAAGAACTGAGTCAAGGACAGATGAGATGCAGGACCTGTTCCAGAGCGACATGAGTCAAAGGAAGCAGAACAGAAAAAGCAATGGAGCCGGAAAGAAAAAGTCCAAAAATTCTTTTAAGAGCAAGTCAAG GTACAAGCGGAGGTAG